One window of the Rosa rugosa chromosome 3, drRosRugo1.1, whole genome shotgun sequence genome contains the following:
- the LOC133737395 gene encoding uncharacterized protein LOC133737395, translating into MGDDDKFVDFYARLSVVVNGCFNLGDPMPQHRIVKKILRSLPMKYHSKKIAIQESKDLNTYNMQELIGNLTTYEMELPDEMKSKSIALKVKKDIEDESTDEEDADEDEIDLKSKNKRNKEMNVTWSDSEDDSMLESDSEVVALVGLTTTGAESEVEEFDLKEVMQQYIMLSEASKELKKRNLELSNEVENLKTNISRTEAGFQSQLEAGVAVRKSLVEDFQSLQQKYQERCDKVEELKTEKACLLYKLEQMKTKGGCNSSSGEKLENILMIGKKFGDKHGLGYDVESSSKGEHVIKFVKGSDHSSSQSTFPVREEPKPMLKNFVPVCHHCGKRGHIRPRCNQLRKSSSNDKKPLMIKRKNIFN; encoded by the exons ATGGGTGATGATGACAAGTTTGTTGATTTCTATGCTAGGCTCAGTGTTGTTGTGAATGGTTGTTTCAACTTAGGAGATCCCATGCCTCAGCACAGAATAGTCAAGAAAATACTCAGGTCTCTTCCTATGAAATATCATTCCAAGAAGATAGCCATTCAAGAGTCGAAGGACCTGAATACCTATAATATGCAAGAATTGATTGGAAACTTAACCACATATGAGATGGAACTCCCTGATGAAATGAAGAGCAAAAGCATAGCTCTTAAAGTGAAGAAAGACATTGAAGATGAGTCAACAGATGAAGAGGATGCTGATGAAGATGAAATTGATCTT AAGTCCAAGAATAAACGGAATAAAGAAATGAATGTTACTTGGAGTGACAGTGAAGATGACTCTATGCTTGAAAGTGATTCTGAAGTGGTGGCCTTGGTAGGATTAACGACTACTGGTGCTGAGTCTGAAGTTGAAGAATTTGATCTTAAGGAAGTAATGCAACAATATATCATGTTGTCTGAGGCTtcaaaagaattgaagaaaagaaatttaGAATTGAGTAATGAAGTTGAGAACTTGAAGACTAATATTAGTAGGACTGAAGCTGGATTTCAATCCCAATTGGAGGCAGGTGTTGCAGTGAGAAAGTCTCTTGTGGAGGACTTTCAATCCCTTCAACAAAAGTACCAAGAGAGATGTGATAAAGTTGAGGAGCTTAAAACTGAAAAGGCTTGTCTGTTATATAAGCTTGAGCAAATGAAAACCAAGGGTGGATGCAATTCTTCAAGTGGTGAAAAGTTAGAAAATATTCTAATGATTGGTAAAAAATTTGGAGATAAACATGGCCTGGGATATGATGTTGAAAGTTCATCCAAAGGAGAGCATGTCATCAAGTTTGTTAAAGGTTCTGATCATTCCTCGTCACAATCCACTTTCCCTGTGCGTGAAGAACCTAAACCAATGTTGAAGAATTTTGTGCCTGTGTGTCATCATTGTGGAAAGAGAGGACATATAAGACCGAGGTGCAATCAACTAAGAAAGAGTTCTTCGAATGACAAGAAGCCACTCAtgataaaaagaaagaatatcTTCAATTAA